In Halarcobacter bivalviorum, a genomic segment contains:
- a CDS encoding aspartate kinase: MLKVLKFGGTSVGSLERIQNVANIIKSMKDEGHDIIAVVSAMSGETNKLLDYAAHFSKNPVANEIDMLLSSGERVTSALLSIALNEQGYKTTSMSGREAGIVTDNAHMKARIESIDTTNMENAIKEGKIIIVAGFQGVTQDSSRVSTLGRGGSDLTAVAIAGAIDADVCEIYTDVDGIYTTDPRIEPKAKKLDKISYDEMLELASLGAKVLQNRSVEMAKKLNVNLVSRSSFTPEVEGTLITKEENIMEKPVVSGIALDKNQVRVGMYGVTDRPGIASSIFTALADANINVDMIVQTVGVDGKTDLDFTIPVTDWENCKLVMEKFKNDAENIDYNESICKVSIVGVGMKSHTGVASKAFTALANENINIRIISTSEIKVSMIIEEKYAELAVRALHDAYNLDK; this comes from the coding sequence ATGTTAAAAGTTCTAAAATTTGGTGGTACAAGTGTAGGTTCACTTGAAAGAATACAAAATGTTGCCAACATTATAAAAAGTATGAAAGATGAAGGTCACGACATTATTGCAGTTGTTTCTGCAATGAGTGGTGAGACAAATAAGTTATTAGACTATGCAGCACACTTCTCTAAAAATCCTGTTGCTAATGAAATAGATATGTTATTAAGTTCAGGGGAAAGAGTTACCTCTGCACTACTTTCAATTGCATTAAATGAACAAGGATATAAAACAACTTCAATGAGTGGAAGAGAAGCTGGTATTGTTACAGATAATGCGCATATGAAAGCAAGAATTGAATCTATTGATACAACAAATATGGAAAATGCTATTAAAGAAGGTAAAATAATTATCGTAGCAGGTTTTCAAGGTGTAACGCAAGATTCAAGTAGAGTTTCTACTTTAGGTAGAGGTGGTTCTGATTTAACAGCAGTTGCAATTGCTGGTGCAATAGATGCAGACGTTTGTGAAATCTATACTGATGTTGATGGTATTTATACTACAGACCCAAGAATTGAACCTAAAGCTAAGAAGTTAGATAAAATTTCTTATGATGAGATGTTAGAACTTGCAAGCTTAGGTGCAAAAGTATTACAAAATAGATCAGTTGAAATGGCGAAAAAATTAAATGTAAATTTAGTATCAAGAAGCAGCTTTACGCCAGAAGTTGAAGGTACATTAATTACTAAGGAAGAAAATATTATGGAAAAACCAGTTGTAAGTGGTATTGCTTTAGATAAAAATCAAGTAAGAGTTGGAATGTATGGAGTAACTGATAGACCAGGTATTGCATCATCAATTTTTACTGCACTTGCAGATGCTAATATAAATGTTGATATGATTGTTCAAACAGTTGGTGTTGATGGTAAAACAGATTTAGACTTTACAATTCCTGTAACTGATTGGGAAAATTGTAAATTAGTAATGGAAAAATTTAAAAATGATGCAGAAAACATTGATTACAATGAATCAATTTGTAAAGTATCAATTGTTGGTGTAGGTATGAAATCTCATACTGGAGTTGCTTCTAAAGCTTTTACAGCTTTAGCAAATGAAAACATCAATATTAGAATTATTTCAACTTCTGAAATCAAAGTTTCTATGATTATTGAAGAAAAATATGCAGAGCTTGCAGTAAGAGCTCTACATGATGCTTATAACT
- a CDS encoding RNA pyrophosphohydrolase, with the protein MTDKEMKDTKNKKNYRPNVAAIVLSAKYPEKCEIFIASRTDVENAWQFPQGGIDDGEKPNEALFRELEEEIGTRDVEIIAEYPKWVSYDFPPVIAKKMHPYDGQIQKYYLVKLKKGAKIDINTHIPEFSEYKFVPTENIYDYITFFKRTVYKQVLKYFKKEGFI; encoded by the coding sequence ATGACTGATAAAGAAATGAAAGATACTAAAAATAAAAAGAATTACAGACCAAATGTAGCAGCAATAGTATTATCAGCAAAATATCCTGAAAAATGTGAAATTTTTATAGCTTCAAGAACAGATGTAGAGAATGCTTGGCAATTTCCACAAGGTGGAATTGATGATGGTGAAAAGCCAAATGAAGCATTGTTTAGAGAGCTTGAAGAAGAAATTGGAACAAGGGATGTTGAGATAATCGCAGAATATCCAAAATGGGTAAGCTATGATTTTCCGCCTGTGATTGCCAAAAAAATGCACCCTTATGATGGACAAATCCAAAAGTATTACTTGGTAAAATTAAAAAAAGGTGCAAAAATAGATATTAATACTCATATTCCTGAGTTTAGTGAATATAAATTTGTTCCTACTGAGAATATTTATGATTATATTACATTCTTCAAAAGAACTGTATATAAGCAGGTTTTAAAATATTTTAAAAAAGAGGGTTTTATTTAA
- the hemW gene encoding radical SAM family heme chaperone HemW produces MLLYIHIPFCDSKCHYCAFNSYTTKFNLKKDYMKALNIQLKHDLENYCKDKTLETVFIGGGTPSTIKIEDYEETFKILENYIDKNTEITSESNPNSATKDWLQGMKNYGVNRISFGVQSFQENKLKELNRAHNAKSAITAIQNASCIGFDSINCDIIYGFKTDTFDNLKEDFSLAFSLPITHLSAYSLTLEEGTKFFNKSEVKIDDEELSYKIFDFLENNGFSQYEISNFARGKNYHSKHNFGYWQHKEYLGVGAGAVGYVNNQRYYPNKDLDEYIKNPTSYEVEELSNDDIKVEKVLLGFRCILGVELSVFTEDELKRVNHLIEEEKIYIKDKNVFNKNFLLADEISLYILE; encoded by the coding sequence TTGCTTTTATATATACATATACCTTTTTGTGATAGTAAGTGTCACTATTGCGCTTTTAACTCATATACAACTAAATTTAATCTAAAAAAAGATTATATGAAGGCTTTAAATATACAGTTAAAACATGATTTAGAAAATTATTGTAAAGATAAAACATTAGAAACAGTTTTTATAGGTGGAGGAACACCTAGTACTATAAAAATTGAAGATTATGAAGAGACTTTCAAAATTTTAGAAAACTATATAGATAAAAATACAGAAATAACAAGTGAGTCAAATCCAAACTCTGCAACAAAAGATTGGTTGCAAGGAATGAAAAACTATGGAGTAAATCGAATTAGTTTTGGAGTACAAAGTTTTCAAGAAAATAAGCTAAAAGAATTAAATCGAGCGCATAATGCAAAAAGTGCAATAACAGCTATACAAAATGCTTCTTGTATAGGTTTTGATAGTATTAACTGTGATATTATTTATGGTTTCAAAACAGATACTTTTGATAACTTAAAAGAGGATTTTTCTTTAGCATTTTCATTACCTATTACTCATTTAAGTGCTTACTCTTTAACCCTTGAAGAGGGTACAAAATTTTTCAATAAAAGTGAAGTTAAAATTGATGATGAAGAGTTATCATATAAAATATTTGATTTTTTAGAAAACAATGGTTTTTCTCAATATGAGATATCAAACTTTGCAAGAGGTAAAAATTATCACTCAAAACATAATTTTGGTTATTGGCAACATAAAGAGTATTTAGGAGTTGGTGCTGGAGCTGTTGGATATGTAAACAATCAAAGATATTATCCAAATAAAGATTTAGATGAGTATATTAAAAATCCAACTTCTTATGAGGTAGAAGAGTTATCAAATGATGATATAAAAGTTGAAAAAGTACTTTTAGGTTTTAGATGTATTTTAGGAGTAGAACTTTCAGTTTTTACAGAAGATGAGTTAAAAAGAGTAAATCATTTAATAGAAGAAGAAAAAATCTATATAAAAGATAAAAATGTTTTTAATAAAAACTTTCTTTTAGCAGATGAAATTTCTCTTTATATATTAGAGTAA
- the prmC gene encoding peptide chain release factor N(5)-glutamine methyltransferase, with product MTIKEVVRNYSQRLKQITHIPAKEVEILICHILEKNNIWLHLNYNNEFNQIEKLEKLINKREKDYPLEYLIGKASFYGESFLVRENVLIPRPETEILVDNAIEILKETQNKTVLEIGTGSGIISVMLALLIKDIKIIAVDINDDALALAKENAKKHSVEDKITFIKSDLYTDIDKNEDIFMTISNPPYIANNYKLPTNVKYEPSNALFGGEVGDELLKNIIDETSKREIKYLLCEMGYDQKKPLENYLNNFNIKDYSFYQDYEKFDRGFTIEFKN from the coding sequence ATGACAATAAAAGAAGTTGTAAGAAACTATTCTCAAAGATTAAAACAAATTACTCATATTCCAGCAAAGGAAGTTGAAATATTAATTTGTCATATTTTAGAGAAAAACAATATTTGGTTACATCTAAATTATAATAATGAATTTAATCAAATAGAAAAACTAGAAAAACTTATTAATAAAAGAGAAAAAGATTATCCTTTAGAGTACTTAATAGGAAAAGCCTCTTTTTATGGAGAGAGTTTTCTAGTAAGAGAAAATGTATTAATACCAAGACCAGAAACAGAAATATTAGTTGATAATGCAATAGAAATATTAAAAGAAACTCAAAATAAAACAGTTTTAGAAATAGGAACTGGTTCTGGAATTATTTCTGTAATGTTAGCTCTTTTAATTAAAGATATTAAAATTATAGCTGTTGATATAAATGATGATGCATTAGCTTTAGCAAAAGAGAATGCAAAAAAACATTCAGTAGAAGATAAAATCACCTTTATTAAAAGTGATTTATATACAGATATTGATAAGAATGAAGATATTTTTATGACTATCTCAAATCCTCCATATATTGCAAATAATTATAAGTTACCAACAAATGTAAAGTACGAACCAAGCAATGCACTTTTTGGTGGAGAAGTAGGGGATGAATTATTAAAAAATATCATAGATGAAACTTCAAAAAGAGAGATAAAATATCTACTTTGTGAAATGGGATATGACCAAAAAAAACCTTTAGAAAACTATTTAAATAATTTTAATATAAAAGACTACTCTTTTTATCAAGATTATGAAAAGTTTGATAGAGGTTTTACAATAGAATTTAAAAATTAA
- a CDS encoding M3 family metallopeptidase, whose amino-acid sequence MFKEFDLTNLENSKSKLEEILENSKKEIEALLTIENKSYENFVKPYEEIGESINEFITPIFHIDSVKNSETTQKVYEECLPLISNYETEISQNDNIYRSLKDIQDNYYTTLNDIQKKVLENEIRDFKLSGCHLEEKDKKRLKEINLRLSELSQIFSQNLLNATNAYEMIIENYEDVKEIPKSDLEFAKFEEDGKTKYKFTLQMPSYLAYITYGSNRERREEIYKVYTTRAPENEKIIIEILSLKDEKVKILGFKNYAEYSLQTKMANEEIEVVTFLEELAKKGKNRAKEEIEELKKYALKDGISKIESYDLAYYSEKLKEEKYDIDEEYYRPYFEKNSVLNGFFNFLNKIFEVEFEKASDAKAWDKDVLVYNIKENSKVFARIYIDLEAKKEKRGGAWMNNWHSHYVNKNGEKRLPTAYIVCNFPQSKEGVPSLLRHSDVVTLFHEMGHALHHLFSKVPEAFVSGIAGVAWDVVEFPSQFLEYFSYDKEVLKMFAKHYETGEVLDDEAIDKLIKARNFQSALAMLRQIEFALFDFKLHQKLYKTESEIQGLLNNIRDEYAAIKPPEYNKFQNGFSHIFAGGYAAGYYSYKWAEVLSADAFYMFINSKKVFNKELAMKYKKSILEKGGSEDMNKLFYEFASREPSVDSLLKIDGIIS is encoded by the coding sequence ATGTTTAAAGAGTTTGATTTAACAAATTTAGAAAATAGTAAAAGTAAATTAGAAGAGATTTTAGAAAATAGTAAAAAAGAGATTGAAGCGTTATTAACAATAGAAAACAAAAGTTATGAAAATTTTGTAAAACCATATGAAGAGATAGGGGAGAGTATTAATGAATTTATAACTCCAATCTTTCATATTGATTCAGTAAAAAATTCAGAAACAACTCAAAAAGTTTACGAAGAGTGCTTACCATTAATCTCAAATTACGAAACTGAGATCTCACAAAATGATAATATTTATAGGTCTTTAAAAGATATACAAGATAACTATTATACAACTTTAAATGATATACAAAAAAAAGTATTAGAAAATGAGATTAGAGATTTTAAATTAAGTGGTTGTCACTTAGAAGAAAAAGATAAAAAAAGATTAAAAGAGATCAATTTAAGACTTAGTGAGTTATCTCAAATTTTTTCTCAAAATCTTTTAAATGCAACAAATGCCTATGAAATGATAATTGAAAATTATGAAGATGTAAAAGAGATTCCTAAATCAGATTTAGAGTTTGCAAAGTTTGAAGAAGATGGAAAAACTAAATATAAATTTACTCTTCAAATGCCTTCTTATTTAGCATATATTACATATGGTTCAAATAGAGAAAGAAGAGAAGAAATCTATAAAGTATACACGACTAGAGCACCAGAGAATGAAAAAATAATAATTGAAATACTTTCATTAAAAGATGAAAAAGTTAAAATTTTAGGTTTTAAAAACTATGCTGAATATTCTTTACAAACTAAAATGGCAAATGAAGAAATTGAGGTAGTTACTTTCTTAGAAGAGCTTGCAAAAAAAGGAAAGAATAGAGCAAAAGAAGAGATTGAAGAACTAAAAAAATATGCTTTAAAAGATGGTATTTCTAAGATAGAAAGTTATGATTTAGCATATTATAGTGAGAAATTAAAAGAGGAAAAATATGATATTGATGAAGAGTACTATAGACCTTATTTTGAAAAGAATTCTGTTTTAAATGGTTTCTTTAATTTCTTAAATAAAATCTTTGAAGTTGAGTTTGAAAAAGCTTCAGATGCTAAAGCTTGGGATAAAGATGTACTAGTTTACAATATAAAAGAAAATTCAAAAGTATTTGCAAGAATTTATATTGACTTAGAGGCTAAAAAAGAGAAAAGAGGGGGTGCATGGATGAATAATTGGCACTCTCATTATGTAAACAAAAATGGTGAAAAAAGATTACCAACAGCTTATATTGTTTGTAATTTTCCTCAATCAAAAGAGGGTGTTCCTTCACTTTTAAGACACTCTGATGTAGTTACACTATTTCATGAAATGGGACATGCTTTACATCACTTATTTAGTAAAGTTCCAGAAGCTTTTGTAAGTGGTATTGCTGGTGTTGCTTGGGATGTTGTAGAGTTTCCTTCTCAATTCCTTGAATACTTTTCTTATGATAAAGAAGTTTTAAAGATGTTTGCAAAGCATTATGAAACAGGAGAGGTTTTAGATGATGAAGCTATTGATAAGTTAATAAAAGCAAGAAACTTTCAATCAGCCTTAGCAATGTTAAGACAAATTGAGTTTGCATTGTTTGATTTTAAACTGCATCAAAAGTTATACAAAACGGAAAGTGAAATACAGGGTTTATTAAATAACATAAGAGATGAATATGCCGCTATTAAGCCACCTGAATACAATAAGTTTCAAAATGGTTTTTCTCATATTTTTGCAGGTGGGTATGCTGCTGGATACTACTCATATAAATGGGCAGAAGTTTTAAGTGCAGATGCATTTTATATGTTTATCAACTCTAAGAAAGTATTTAACAAAGAGTTAGCAATGAAATATAAAAAGTCTATTTTAGAAAAAGGTGGCTCTGAAGATATGAATAAACTTTTCTATGAATTTGCCTCTAGAGAGCCAAGTGTTGATTCTTTATTGAAAATTGATGGAATTATTAGCTAG
- a CDS encoding tyrosine-type recombinase/integrase translates to MRYELDFCNSFDKTLLFWIERFIRYKLTTLSNSNVLDKEKLALIIQELVKGTDSIESLKTLVKEARNIGLSGINTYYNPLEKLFNFLTKLGLASMKEIDEELLSDFLASYTSGLSDASKKNHRIALLGLFSYIDKQNENQDGSSHLFKIELKNWGGLKGQSGTKLPAFMNKAEIDRFLEAINNFEFSLDTQYRNRLILKIIIYTGIRVSEMLNLRLKDIYKEDDVYILQVRGKGNKPRVVMIKTKIIENDLAFWLEQRDANDDLLVCNKKGNRLTQAYVSRIVENILTFAGIRKEKNGAHMLRHSFATLLYQKHQDLILVQEALGHADINTSRIYTHFDKHRLKATTNLMD, encoded by the coding sequence ATGAGATATGAATTAGATTTCTGTAATAGCTTTGATAAAACACTTCTATTTTGGATAGAAAGATTTATTAGATACAAATTAACAACACTTTCAAACTCAAATGTTTTAGATAAAGAGAAACTTGCACTAATAATTCAAGAGTTAGTTAAAGGTACAGATTCTATTGAGAGTTTGAAAACTCTAGTTAAAGAAGCAAGAAATATTGGTTTAAGTGGAATTAATACCTATTATAATCCTTTAGAAAAACTTTTTAATTTCTTAACAAAACTTGGCTTAGCTTCAATGAAAGAGATAGATGAAGAGCTACTAAGTGATTTTTTAGCATCATATACAAGTGGTTTATCAGATGCAAGTAAAAAGAATCATAGAATTGCCCTACTTGGTCTATTTTCTTATATTGATAAACAAAATGAAAATCAGGATGGAAGTTCTCATCTTTTTAAAATAGAACTTAAAAACTGGGGTGGTTTAAAAGGTCAATCAGGTACAAAACTACCTGCTTTTATGAATAAGGCAGAAATAGATAGGTTTTTAGAAGCTATTAATAATTTTGAATTCTCCCTTGATACTCAATATAGAAATAGACTTATCCTTAAAATTATAATTTATACAGGTATTAGGGTTTCAGAGATGTTAAATTTGAGGCTAAAAGATATATACAAAGAAGATGATGTTTATATTTTACAAGTTAGAGGAAAAGGTAATAAGCCTCGAGTTGTAATGATTAAAACTAAGATTATTGAAAATGATTTAGCTTTTTGGTTAGAACAAAGAGATGCAAATGATGATTTGCTTGTTTGTAACAAAAAAGGAAATAGGTTAACTCAAGCTTATGTTAGTAGAATAGTAGAAAATATATTAACTTTTGCAGGGATTAGAAAAGAGAAAAATGGTGCTCATATGTTAAGACACTCTTTTGCAACCCTACTTTATCAAAAACATCAAGATTTGATTTTAGTACAAGAAGCTTTAGGACATGCAGATATAAATACATCTAGAATTTATACCCACTTTGATAAACATAGACTAAAAGCAACTACTAATCTTATGGATTAG
- a CDS encoding protein-glutamate methylesterase/protein-glutamine glutaminase, whose product MYTVLVIDDSPSMRRIIKDMVNNIEDFEVIAEAFDAYDAREKIKEYEPDLVTIDINMPKMDGVTFLRNLMRLHPMPAVVISGESVRGNDIFDDGAVGFIPKPEAGESMISFGERIKENLLNLTFLLKRYTLKKPRPKKEVKTRTLEVNKKNHPDMLIPLRPAPLMGKKIIAIGSSTGGVESLLRVFKNLTNDLPPIVITQHIPYGFSKSFADRLNDNSSLRVQQAETGMVLENGHAYLAPGNMHMTIERTARGEYQIRLLDDIKISHHRPSVDVMFRSVNNAVGGAAMAVMMTGMGDDGTIAMKELHDNGAYTIAQNEASCVVFGMPAKAIQAGAVKDIVHLDEIAQYIIEFSKNKRR is encoded by the coding sequence ATGTATACAGTTTTAGTAATTGATGATTCTCCTTCAATGAGAAGAATTATTAAAGATATGGTTAATAATATTGAAGATTTTGAAGTTATTGCAGAAGCTTTTGATGCTTATGATGCAAGAGAAAAAATCAAAGAATATGAGCCAGATTTAGTAACAATTGATATAAATATGCCTAAAATGGATGGTGTAACATTCTTAAGAAACCTTATGAGACTTCATCCAATGCCTGCTGTAGTTATATCAGGAGAAAGTGTAAGAGGTAATGATATTTTTGATGATGGTGCAGTTGGGTTTATACCAAAACCTGAAGCAGGGGAATCAATGATATCTTTTGGAGAAAGAATTAAAGAAAATCTACTAAACCTAACATTCCTTTTAAAAAGATATACATTAAAAAAACCTAGACCAAAAAAAGAAGTAAAAACTAGAACTTTAGAAGTTAATAAGAAAAATCATCCAGATATGCTTATACCTTTAAGACCTGCACCACTAATGGGGAAGAAAATTATAGCTATTGGTTCTTCAACAGGTGGAGTTGAATCATTGTTAAGGGTCTTTAAGAATTTAACAAATGATCTTCCTCCTATAGTAATAACACAACATATACCTTATGGTTTCTCAAAATCTTTTGCAGATAGACTTAATGATAACTCTTCACTTAGAGTTCAACAAGCAGAAACAGGTATGGTTTTAGAAAATGGTCATGCTTATTTAGCACCAGGAAATATGCATATGACTATAGAAAGAACTGCAAGGGGTGAATATCAAATTAGATTACTAGATGATATTAAGATTAGTCATCATAGACCAAGTGTAGATGTTATGTTTAGATCTGTTAATAATGCAGTTGGTGGAGCAGCAATGGCAGTGATGATGACAGGAATGGGTGATGATGGTACAATTGCCATGAAAGAACTTCATGATAATGGAGCATACACAATTGCTCAAAATGAAGCAAGTTGTGTTGTTTTTGGTATGCCTGCAAAAGCAATTCAAGCTGGAGCTGTAAAAGATATTGTTCATTTAGATGAAATTGCACAATATATAATAGAATTCTCTAAAAATAAAAGAAGATAG